One genomic segment of Fundulus heteroclitus isolate FHET01 chromosome 10, MU-UCD_Fhet_4.1, whole genome shotgun sequence includes these proteins:
- the osbpl7 gene encoding oxysterol-binding protein-related protein 7 isoform X2, with the protein MDANGPALNRSQSLASGLEKTSTSWNKPALSQSSSTLSSRHSRQVIKDWEVIDDLQVEMQAGSESPQEMTAPGICEGYLLKRRKWPLKGWHKRYFVLEAGVLRYSKNQQDVSRGRVQGSLDVSLAVLTINKKSNRIDLDNGDILYHIKATSHDLFYIWVTKLQAHRLYKKNETTHAHSGPLQPPSNTTPTGQAHRNGDVSLAGVKSSAGVSGVLPSANTAVNTKVSAWLKQSQNPDTCAQELNRCSLDLSELTRLVQRLQAMEAGQTFTNGDLQRIISIQNLSLEKPKRTKSGKIWGHSRTLSRVEALGMPIRGISKSLSSSHLSSSSHLGASVPSIPDYVYSQLSPPTVLSPEGKKIQQDICAMSTRVLSSLKSVHETLSLERQKLQEAWEANNLHQSNTLAVPAPTHRPPSVTDSTAEYFDASDDVLCGSSSEVSDESGLSDGSTSNSEPEEGHASTTRKYRASISRTPNNAVPKSTGRRTTLPAHCPDNSHVGLMAILYNNIGKDLARVSMPAALNEPINLLQRLCEELEYSELLETASNTPDPYQRMVYIAAFAISGYSTATFRNRYKPFNPVLGETFECIREDRGFRFISEQVCHHPPISACHAESENFTFWQDQRWKNKFWGKSLEIVPTGMVNVTLPRYGDHYEWNKVVTCIHNVLSQQRYLEHYGEVTIQNLTNNTCTCKITFVKSRYWGSDSNRNEVQGTVIDQSGNVIHRFGGLWHEGIFCDTLPTPKCIWKPNPQPKDYVLYYGFSSFAMELNELAPNLKPLLPPTDTRLRPDQRMLEEGKVAEADKKKDDIEEIQRERRKQLAKRGEEHVPRFFRKAKDSCGRDVWLTNGTYWELREDPGFSNLENITLW; encoded by the exons ATGGACGCCAACGGACCTGCACTCAATCGCAGCCAGTCTCTGGCGAGCGGTCTGGAGAAGACGTCGACGTCGTGGAACAAGCCCGCCCTCTCTCAGAGCAGCAGCACCTTGTCATCTCGTCACTCCAGACAG GTCATCAAAGACTGGGAAGTAATTGATGACCTTCAGGTAGAAATGCAAGCAGGAAGTGAGAGTCCCCAGGAAATGACCGCTCCAGGAATCTGTGAGGGGTATCTTCTCAAGAGGAGGAAGTGGCCTCTTAAAGGCTGGCACAAG cgatACTTTGTTCTGGAAGCAGGGGTCTTACGCTACTCCAAAAACCAACAAGAT GTCTCCAGGGGTCGAGTCCAGGGTTCACTGGATGTTAGTCTTGCTGTCTtgacaataaacaaaaaatcaAATCGGATCGACTTGGATAATGGGGACATCCTCTATCATATTAAG GCAACGAGCCACGATCTCTTCTACATTTGGGTGACGAAGCTGCAAGCACACCGCCTGTACAAAAAGAACGAGACAACCCACGCTCACAGCGGCCCACTGCAGCCGCCGTCCAACACAACTCCGACAGGACAAGCTCACAGAAACGGAGATGTG AGTTTGGCAGGAGTGAAAAGTTCGGCAGGAGTGTCAGGGGTCTTACCCTCGGCCAACACTGCTGTGAACACCAAGGTGTCTGCCTGGCTGAAGCAAAGCCAAAATCCAGACACATGTGCTCAAG AGTTAAATCGCTGTAGTTTGGACCTGTCGGAGCTAACCCGTTTAGTTCAGAGGCTTCAGGCGATGGAGGCGGGCCAGACCTTCACCAATGGAGACCTGCAGCGCATTATCAGCATACAG AATTTGTCACTTGAGAAGCCAAAGAGGACAAAGTCCGGAAAAATTTGGGGTCATTCTCGCACACTATCCAGAGTAGAGGCCCTGGGAATG CCTATTCGGGGGATTTCCAAATCG CTGTCCTCCAGTCACCTGAGCAGCTCGTCCCACCTCGGTGCGTCAGTGCCCTCTATCCCCGACTACGTCTACTCCCAGCTGTCACCTCCCACTGTTTTATCGCCCGAGGGCAAGAAAATCCAGCAGGACATCTGCGCCATGTCAACACGAG TGCTTTCTTCTCTGAAGTCGGTGCATGAAACTCTGTCCCTGGAGAGGCAAAAGTTGCAGGAAGCTTGGGAAGCCAACAACCTCCATCAGTCTAACACGTTAGCTGTG CCTGCGCCAACGCATAGGCCTCCGTCAGTGACAGATTCAACGGCAGAGTATTTTGATGCCAGCGACGATGTCCTTTGTGGTAGTTCCTCTGAGGTGTCTGATGAATCCGGGCTTAGTGACGGAAGCACCAGTAATTCAGAACCTGAAGAGGGACATG CTTCAACAACCAGGAAGTACCGTGCAAGCATATCCAGGACCCCAAACAATGCTGTTCCCAAGAGCACTGGCCGTCGAACCACCCTACCAGCTCACTGTCCTGACAACAGCCACGTTGGCCTCATGGCTATTCTCTACAACAACATAG gTAAAGATTTGGCTCGTGTGTCCATGCCAGCTGCTCTCAATGAGCCAATTAACCTGCTGCAGAGACTGTGTGAAGAGCTGGAGTACAGCGAGCTGCTGGAAACGGCCAGCAACACGCCAGACCCATACCAGAGGATG GTTTACATTGCTGCCTTTGCTATTTCTGGTTATTCCACTGCAACGTTCAGAAACCGCTATAAGCCGTTTAATCCGGTGCTGGGGGAAACCTTTGAGTGTATCAGAGAGGATCGAGGTTTCCGCTTCATCAGTGAACAG GTCTGCCACCATCCGCCCATCTCAGCCTGCCATGCTGAGTCAGAAAACTTCACATTTTGGCAAG ACCAGCGATGGAAAAATAAATTCTGGGGGAAGTCACTTGAGATTGTGCCAACAGGAATGGTCAATGTAACTTTGCCAAG GTATGGGGATCACTACGAGTGGAACAAAGTAGTGACGTGCATCCACAATGTATTAAGCCAGCAGAGGTATCTGGAACATTATGGAGAGGTGACCATCCAAAACCTGACCAACAACACCTGCACCTGCAAGATTACCTTTGTCAAG TCTCGTTACTGGGGTTCAGACTCAAACAGGAACGAAGTGCAGGGAACAGTGATCGACCAAAGCGGCAATGTCATTCACCGGTTTGGTGGACTTTGGCACGAAGGAATCTTCTGCGATACACTGCCGACTCCAAAATGCATCTGGAAACCAA ATCCTCAGCCAAAGGATTACGTGCTGTATTACGGGTTCTCTTCCTTTGCTATGGAGCTGAATGAACTCGCGCCAAACCTGAAGCCTCTACTTCCTCCTACCGACACCCGCCTGCGCCCAGATCAAAG AATGCTGGAGGAGGGGAAAGTTGCTGAGGCCGACAAGAAGAAAGACGATATTGAAGAAATTCAAAGAGAACGGAGAAAACAGCTCGCCAAGAGGGGTGAAGAGCATGTCCCTCGTTTTTTCAG GAAAGCCAAGGATTCATGCGGACGGGATGTGTGGCTGACCAATGGGACTTACTGGGAGCTCAGGGAGGACCCAGGTTTTTCTAACCTTGAAAACATTACTCTGTGGTAA
- the osbpl7 gene encoding oxysterol-binding protein-related protein 7 isoform X3, giving the protein MDANGPALNRSQSLASGLEKTSTSWNKPALSQSSSTLSSRHSRQVIKDWEVIDDLQVEMQAGSESPQEMTAPGICEGYLLKRRKWPLKGWHKRYFVLEAGVLRYSKNQQDVSRGRVQGSLDVSLAVLTINKKSNRIDLDNGDILYHIKATSHDLFYIWVTKLQAHRLYKKNETTHAHSGPLQPPSNTTPTGQAHRNGDVSLAGVKSSAGVSGVLPSANTAVNTKVSAWLKQSQNPDTCAQELNRCSLDLSELTRLVQRLQAMEAGQTFTNGDLQRIISIQNLSLEKPKRTKSGKIWGHSRTLSRVEALGMLSSSHLSSSSHLGASVPSIPDYVYSQLSPPTVLSPEGKKIQQDICAMSTRVLSSLKSVHETLSLERQKLQEAWEANNLHQSNTLAVPAPTHRPPSVTDSTAEYFDASDDVLCGSSSEVSDESGLSDGSTSNSEPEEGHASTTRKYRASISRTPNNAVPKSTGRRTTLPAHCPDNSHVGLMAILYNNIGKDLARVSMPAALNEPINLLQRLCEELEYSELLETASNTPDPYQRMVYIAAFAISGYSTATFRNRYKPFNPVLGETFECIREDRGFRFISEQVCHHPPISACHAESENFTFWQDQRWKNKFWGKSLEIVPTGMVNVTLPRYGDHYEWNKVVTCIHNVLSQQRYLEHYGEVTIQNLTNNTCTCKITFVKSRYWGSDSNRNEVQGTVIDQSGNVIHRFGGLWHEGIFCDTLPTPKCIWKPNPQPKDYVLYYGFSSFAMELNELAPNLKPLLPPTDTRLRPDQRMLEEGKVAEADKKKDDIEEIQRERRKQLAKRGEEHVPRFFRKAKDSCGRDVWLTNGTYWELREDPGFSNLENITLW; this is encoded by the exons ATGGACGCCAACGGACCTGCACTCAATCGCAGCCAGTCTCTGGCGAGCGGTCTGGAGAAGACGTCGACGTCGTGGAACAAGCCCGCCCTCTCTCAGAGCAGCAGCACCTTGTCATCTCGTCACTCCAGACAG GTCATCAAAGACTGGGAAGTAATTGATGACCTTCAGGTAGAAATGCAAGCAGGAAGTGAGAGTCCCCAGGAAATGACCGCTCCAGGAATCTGTGAGGGGTATCTTCTCAAGAGGAGGAAGTGGCCTCTTAAAGGCTGGCACAAG cgatACTTTGTTCTGGAAGCAGGGGTCTTACGCTACTCCAAAAACCAACAAGAT GTCTCCAGGGGTCGAGTCCAGGGTTCACTGGATGTTAGTCTTGCTGTCTtgacaataaacaaaaaatcaAATCGGATCGACTTGGATAATGGGGACATCCTCTATCATATTAAG GCAACGAGCCACGATCTCTTCTACATTTGGGTGACGAAGCTGCAAGCACACCGCCTGTACAAAAAGAACGAGACAACCCACGCTCACAGCGGCCCACTGCAGCCGCCGTCCAACACAACTCCGACAGGACAAGCTCACAGAAACGGAGATGTG AGTTTGGCAGGAGTGAAAAGTTCGGCAGGAGTGTCAGGGGTCTTACCCTCGGCCAACACTGCTGTGAACACCAAGGTGTCTGCCTGGCTGAAGCAAAGCCAAAATCCAGACACATGTGCTCAAG AGTTAAATCGCTGTAGTTTGGACCTGTCGGAGCTAACCCGTTTAGTTCAGAGGCTTCAGGCGATGGAGGCGGGCCAGACCTTCACCAATGGAGACCTGCAGCGCATTATCAGCATACAG AATTTGTCACTTGAGAAGCCAAAGAGGACAAAGTCCGGAAAAATTTGGGGTCATTCTCGCACACTATCCAGAGTAGAGGCCCTGGGAATG CTGTCCTCCAGTCACCTGAGCAGCTCGTCCCACCTCGGTGCGTCAGTGCCCTCTATCCCCGACTACGTCTACTCCCAGCTGTCACCTCCCACTGTTTTATCGCCCGAGGGCAAGAAAATCCAGCAGGACATCTGCGCCATGTCAACACGAG TGCTTTCTTCTCTGAAGTCGGTGCATGAAACTCTGTCCCTGGAGAGGCAAAAGTTGCAGGAAGCTTGGGAAGCCAACAACCTCCATCAGTCTAACACGTTAGCTGTG CCTGCGCCAACGCATAGGCCTCCGTCAGTGACAGATTCAACGGCAGAGTATTTTGATGCCAGCGACGATGTCCTTTGTGGTAGTTCCTCTGAGGTGTCTGATGAATCCGGGCTTAGTGACGGAAGCACCAGTAATTCAGAACCTGAAGAGGGACATG CTTCAACAACCAGGAAGTACCGTGCAAGCATATCCAGGACCCCAAACAATGCTGTTCCCAAGAGCACTGGCCGTCGAACCACCCTACCAGCTCACTGTCCTGACAACAGCCACGTTGGCCTCATGGCTATTCTCTACAACAACATAG gTAAAGATTTGGCTCGTGTGTCCATGCCAGCTGCTCTCAATGAGCCAATTAACCTGCTGCAGAGACTGTGTGAAGAGCTGGAGTACAGCGAGCTGCTGGAAACGGCCAGCAACACGCCAGACCCATACCAGAGGATG GTTTACATTGCTGCCTTTGCTATTTCTGGTTATTCCACTGCAACGTTCAGAAACCGCTATAAGCCGTTTAATCCGGTGCTGGGGGAAACCTTTGAGTGTATCAGAGAGGATCGAGGTTTCCGCTTCATCAGTGAACAG GTCTGCCACCATCCGCCCATCTCAGCCTGCCATGCTGAGTCAGAAAACTTCACATTTTGGCAAG ACCAGCGATGGAAAAATAAATTCTGGGGGAAGTCACTTGAGATTGTGCCAACAGGAATGGTCAATGTAACTTTGCCAAG GTATGGGGATCACTACGAGTGGAACAAAGTAGTGACGTGCATCCACAATGTATTAAGCCAGCAGAGGTATCTGGAACATTATGGAGAGGTGACCATCCAAAACCTGACCAACAACACCTGCACCTGCAAGATTACCTTTGTCAAG TCTCGTTACTGGGGTTCAGACTCAAACAGGAACGAAGTGCAGGGAACAGTGATCGACCAAAGCGGCAATGTCATTCACCGGTTTGGTGGACTTTGGCACGAAGGAATCTTCTGCGATACACTGCCGACTCCAAAATGCATCTGGAAACCAA ATCCTCAGCCAAAGGATTACGTGCTGTATTACGGGTTCTCTTCCTTTGCTATGGAGCTGAATGAACTCGCGCCAAACCTGAAGCCTCTACTTCCTCCTACCGACACCCGCCTGCGCCCAGATCAAAG AATGCTGGAGGAGGGGAAAGTTGCTGAGGCCGACAAGAAGAAAGACGATATTGAAGAAATTCAAAGAGAACGGAGAAAACAGCTCGCCAAGAGGGGTGAAGAGCATGTCCCTCGTTTTTTCAG GAAAGCCAAGGATTCATGCGGACGGGATGTGTGGCTGACCAATGGGACTTACTGGGAGCTCAGGGAGGACCCAGGTTTTTCTAACCTTGAAAACATTACTCTGTGGTAA
- the osbpl7 gene encoding oxysterol-binding protein-related protein 7 isoform X1, producing MDANGPALNRSQSLASGLEKTSTSWNKPALSQSSSTLSSRHSRQVIKDWEVIDDLQVEMQAGSESPQEMTAPGICEGYLLKRRKWPLKGWHKRYFVLEAGVLRYSKNQQDVSRGRVQGSLDVSLAVLTINKKSNRIDLDNGDILYHIKATSHDLFYIWVTKLQAHRLYKKNETTHAHSGPLQPPSNTTPTGQAHRNGDVSLAGVKSSAGVSGVLPSANTAVNTKVSAWLKQSQNPDTCAQELNRCSLDLSELTRLVQRLQAMEAGQTFTNGDLQRIISIQNLSLEKPKRTKSGKIWGHSRTLSRVEALGMVRMPIRGISKSLSSSHLSSSSHLGASVPSIPDYVYSQLSPPTVLSPEGKKIQQDICAMSTRVLSSLKSVHETLSLERQKLQEAWEANNLHQSNTLAVPAPTHRPPSVTDSTAEYFDASDDVLCGSSSEVSDESGLSDGSTSNSEPEEGHASTTRKYRASISRTPNNAVPKSTGRRTTLPAHCPDNSHVGLMAILYNNIGKDLARVSMPAALNEPINLLQRLCEELEYSELLETASNTPDPYQRMVYIAAFAISGYSTATFRNRYKPFNPVLGETFECIREDRGFRFISEQVCHHPPISACHAESENFTFWQDQRWKNKFWGKSLEIVPTGMVNVTLPRYGDHYEWNKVVTCIHNVLSQQRYLEHYGEVTIQNLTNNTCTCKITFVKSRYWGSDSNRNEVQGTVIDQSGNVIHRFGGLWHEGIFCDTLPTPKCIWKPNPQPKDYVLYYGFSSFAMELNELAPNLKPLLPPTDTRLRPDQRMLEEGKVAEADKKKDDIEEIQRERRKQLAKRGEEHVPRFFRKAKDSCGRDVWLTNGTYWELREDPGFSNLENITLW from the exons ATGGACGCCAACGGACCTGCACTCAATCGCAGCCAGTCTCTGGCGAGCGGTCTGGAGAAGACGTCGACGTCGTGGAACAAGCCCGCCCTCTCTCAGAGCAGCAGCACCTTGTCATCTCGTCACTCCAGACAG GTCATCAAAGACTGGGAAGTAATTGATGACCTTCAGGTAGAAATGCAAGCAGGAAGTGAGAGTCCCCAGGAAATGACCGCTCCAGGAATCTGTGAGGGGTATCTTCTCAAGAGGAGGAAGTGGCCTCTTAAAGGCTGGCACAAG cgatACTTTGTTCTGGAAGCAGGGGTCTTACGCTACTCCAAAAACCAACAAGAT GTCTCCAGGGGTCGAGTCCAGGGTTCACTGGATGTTAGTCTTGCTGTCTtgacaataaacaaaaaatcaAATCGGATCGACTTGGATAATGGGGACATCCTCTATCATATTAAG GCAACGAGCCACGATCTCTTCTACATTTGGGTGACGAAGCTGCAAGCACACCGCCTGTACAAAAAGAACGAGACAACCCACGCTCACAGCGGCCCACTGCAGCCGCCGTCCAACACAACTCCGACAGGACAAGCTCACAGAAACGGAGATGTG AGTTTGGCAGGAGTGAAAAGTTCGGCAGGAGTGTCAGGGGTCTTACCCTCGGCCAACACTGCTGTGAACACCAAGGTGTCTGCCTGGCTGAAGCAAAGCCAAAATCCAGACACATGTGCTCAAG AGTTAAATCGCTGTAGTTTGGACCTGTCGGAGCTAACCCGTTTAGTTCAGAGGCTTCAGGCGATGGAGGCGGGCCAGACCTTCACCAATGGAGACCTGCAGCGCATTATCAGCATACAG AATTTGTCACTTGAGAAGCCAAAGAGGACAAAGTCCGGAAAAATTTGGGGTCATTCTCGCACACTATCCAGAGTAGAGGCCCTGGGAATGGTAAGAATG CCTATTCGGGGGATTTCCAAATCG CTGTCCTCCAGTCACCTGAGCAGCTCGTCCCACCTCGGTGCGTCAGTGCCCTCTATCCCCGACTACGTCTACTCCCAGCTGTCACCTCCCACTGTTTTATCGCCCGAGGGCAAGAAAATCCAGCAGGACATCTGCGCCATGTCAACACGAG TGCTTTCTTCTCTGAAGTCGGTGCATGAAACTCTGTCCCTGGAGAGGCAAAAGTTGCAGGAAGCTTGGGAAGCCAACAACCTCCATCAGTCTAACACGTTAGCTGTG CCTGCGCCAACGCATAGGCCTCCGTCAGTGACAGATTCAACGGCAGAGTATTTTGATGCCAGCGACGATGTCCTTTGTGGTAGTTCCTCTGAGGTGTCTGATGAATCCGGGCTTAGTGACGGAAGCACCAGTAATTCAGAACCTGAAGAGGGACATG CTTCAACAACCAGGAAGTACCGTGCAAGCATATCCAGGACCCCAAACAATGCTGTTCCCAAGAGCACTGGCCGTCGAACCACCCTACCAGCTCACTGTCCTGACAACAGCCACGTTGGCCTCATGGCTATTCTCTACAACAACATAG gTAAAGATTTGGCTCGTGTGTCCATGCCAGCTGCTCTCAATGAGCCAATTAACCTGCTGCAGAGACTGTGTGAAGAGCTGGAGTACAGCGAGCTGCTGGAAACGGCCAGCAACACGCCAGACCCATACCAGAGGATG GTTTACATTGCTGCCTTTGCTATTTCTGGTTATTCCACTGCAACGTTCAGAAACCGCTATAAGCCGTTTAATCCGGTGCTGGGGGAAACCTTTGAGTGTATCAGAGAGGATCGAGGTTTCCGCTTCATCAGTGAACAG GTCTGCCACCATCCGCCCATCTCAGCCTGCCATGCTGAGTCAGAAAACTTCACATTTTGGCAAG ACCAGCGATGGAAAAATAAATTCTGGGGGAAGTCACTTGAGATTGTGCCAACAGGAATGGTCAATGTAACTTTGCCAAG GTATGGGGATCACTACGAGTGGAACAAAGTAGTGACGTGCATCCACAATGTATTAAGCCAGCAGAGGTATCTGGAACATTATGGAGAGGTGACCATCCAAAACCTGACCAACAACACCTGCACCTGCAAGATTACCTTTGTCAAG TCTCGTTACTGGGGTTCAGACTCAAACAGGAACGAAGTGCAGGGAACAGTGATCGACCAAAGCGGCAATGTCATTCACCGGTTTGGTGGACTTTGGCACGAAGGAATCTTCTGCGATACACTGCCGACTCCAAAATGCATCTGGAAACCAA ATCCTCAGCCAAAGGATTACGTGCTGTATTACGGGTTCTCTTCCTTTGCTATGGAGCTGAATGAACTCGCGCCAAACCTGAAGCCTCTACTTCCTCCTACCGACACCCGCCTGCGCCCAGATCAAAG AATGCTGGAGGAGGGGAAAGTTGCTGAGGCCGACAAGAAGAAAGACGATATTGAAGAAATTCAAAGAGAACGGAGAAAACAGCTCGCCAAGAGGGGTGAAGAGCATGTCCCTCGTTTTTTCAG GAAAGCCAAGGATTCATGCGGACGGGATGTGTGGCTGACCAATGGGACTTACTGGGAGCTCAGGGAGGACCCAGGTTTTTCTAACCTTGAAAACATTACTCTGTGGTAA